A segment of the Patescibacteria group bacterium genome:
AATTTATCAAGTCTCATAAAATTTTAAGCCCCCGGGGCTTAGAAATTGGTCATGCCTTGGTTATAATAATAACGGCAGACAAGCCAGAATATTGGGGGGCAATATAGTCGTGTTTCCAGATATTTTGCCAGAGGGTCCAGCAATTTCATAGTTAATCTATTAACAAGAGGCTTTGTCAATTTATATTTCAAATCGTCACGGAAATAATTTTCTATTTCGGGATGTTTTTCTCTAAATTTGGCAATTGCCTTTCCGTACACATGCCGGCGCGCACAGACGTTTTCTAACATCTTAAAGTCTTTGTGGTATCCAAGTGCTTCTTCACTATAAAATAGGCGCATGCCAGCTTTCTGGAGCCTTAAGCCCAGTTTTGTATCTTCATATGCAAGTGATCCGCCCGCCGAAAAGGTTTCGTCGAAGCCACCGTTTTCAAGAAAGAACGCCTTTTTCAGCGAAACATTACCTGTATAAAAATTTAGAAAGTTAGTTTCCATATCATGTTCCAAACCGGTAAAATCAACCATGGGCCCACCGCGTTCCAACCAACGCATAAAGGGCGTCACCTCCAAGTCCGCGTGCCATGAAGTTTTACCCACCAGAGCAATTTCTTTCCCAGGGTGCTTTTGATGCCAATCATAGTGCTTTTCTAACAGCTTTGGCACAGCAATGATATCCACATCTAAAAACAAAATTACACTGCCCTGGGCCTGCTTGACCCCAAAATTACGGGCAGCGGCGGGGCCTTTGTTACGATTGTTTCGAAAAAGCCTAATTGGATACTTACTCTCAAGCTCTTTGAAAATTTTATATGTATTGTCCGTAGAAGCATCATCAATAACAATTATCTCGTAGCGCTCTTTGTCTAAGCTTTGACTGAAAAGAGAATCTATAACTTCCTCCACAACACCTTCGCGATTATAGGCAGGAATTACTATACTAAGGCTTAGTTTTTTCATTACTTCTCTACAAATTACCTGCGATCTCCTTGGCGCAGGTTAAAACAGGCTACTTTATCCAGTGTAGCGGATTCGGCGCCGCGTACACTACATAGTACTGCATTTAGTCTACGCCTCGCAAAGTGCGAACTAAAGTTCGCTACTACAAGACACTAAAAGCGATTTCCTCAAAGCAACTACCAGCAATACCAAAACAAAGACTTCCGTTACGCCAGTAATCACTGCTGCTGCCGTATAAGTATAGCGGGGGATATAAATCATATTTAAAACAATATTTAGAACCGTAGCCGCGCCGTAGATCCAAGGCAGTACTTTTTGCTTTTCCAACACCAAAACAGTACGGCTAAGAAGTGAAGTGAGAAAAAACACAGGAAGTGAATAAAGAAGTGTTCTTAAAACTTTAACCGAAGCTCCAAAACCCGACCCCGCAACAAAATAAATTAGATGTGGCGCTAAAGGAATTCCCACAACCACTCCTAAAATAGAAACTGCCAACAAAAAACTAACTGACTTCCCAAGTACAGGGAAAAGCTTTTCCCCCTCGTTTACCTTTTCCACCATAAAAGGATAAACAGAATTCATAAAAAAGAAAGGCAAAGTCAAAATAACTTCAAATATTTTGAAAGCAGAGCTGTAAAAACCAACCGCAGAATTATTAGAAACAGTTGTTTTCAAAGGTAAGGCCGAAAGCATTAAACTATCAATCTTAAAGTCAAAAATATTAAAAATCAGGGCTAAACCAACGGGGAGAGCCATTTTAAACAGCTTCTTAGCTCTAGCGGGGCACCACTCTAGCTTCTTGAAGCTAACAAACCGGGAAACCAAAAGGGAAGCAGAAAAAGCCATTGTACTGTAACCAATCAAGGAACCAAGGGCGACCCAAAGAACCGGCTTGCCCAAAAAAATCATTGCAATTGAAAATGCCAAGCCCCCCAAAGAGCCTATGACTTGCGATATCAGCTGTAAATTATAAGCAAGTTTAGCTTGGAAGAGAACTTGAGCCGTAGAATAAAAGCTCATCACAAACAGTGTGACCAAGTTTAAGGTAGCACCAAGTTTTACGTCCGCATCATAAGGAAGAACTGCAAAAAGAGTAAAAAGCGCAACTGCTGTGAAAAAAACCGCAAGAATCAACCGAAGGACGAGTAAATTGGAAAAAAGAACTTGAGTCTTTTCTTCTCTCTTCTTAATCTCTCGCACAACAATTTCATTAAACCCAAACTGAACCATAATCCAAAACAACGCGGGGAAGGTAGTCATAATCATGAATTGGCCAAAACCTTCAGGGCCAAACCTACGCGTCACTAACATAGTAACCGCAAGCGTTGAAAATGCAGTAATAATTTTGCCAACCACCTGCATTGCGGTGTTTTTAGCAACAACTCGGCGAGTAGACATGAAGGTATAATAGCACACGAGGGTAACCAAAATATGTTAAATTTTAGACCTTAGAGGTGAAGAGCAAAATAAGGAAAAACAAAAACAGGGAGGCGTTGACTGCTGCTTATTGATTGCTAATTGTTAATTGTTAGTTAGTAGCTGAAACTGAAAAATGAAGTTTGTAAGATACAAGCTGATCGCTGATTGACTGGTGGTTGCGCCTGGATTCGAACCAGGGACCTCCACAATGTGAGTGTGGCGCTCTAACCAACTGAGCTACGCAACCTTATTCTCATCCGCAAAGAATCTTTTCTACAAATCTACGATAATCATATCATACCAGGAAGGTGCTTGCAGCCCAAATTTAAGAGAGTTAACATAATCACATGCTAAAAAACTTTCTTAAATCACTGGGAAATCTAATTCTAGATACGATAGAGGTCCTTGTTATGGCACTTGCTCTATTTGCAGTCGCCTATTTATTCCTTTTCCAACCTCACCAAATTAATGGAAATTCAATGTTTCCAAATTTCCGGGACAAAGAAATGTTAATTACAGAAAAAGTTTCTTTTTACCTTCGTAAACCACAACGGGGAGAGATAATTGTGTTTAAGTACCCCAAAGCTCATGAATATGACTATATTAAAAGAGTAGTTGGATTACCGGGAGAAACAATTCAAATAAAGAACAGGAAGGTGTTTATTTACAATGACGAGCATCCGCAAGGAGTTGCTTTGGAAGAACCTTATCTTTACAACCCAGAAACTGAAGGAGGTACTTTTCTCAAAGAAGGAGA
Coding sequences within it:
- a CDS encoding glycosyltransferase; amino-acid sequence: MKKLSLSIVIPAYNREGVVEEVIDSLFSQSLDKERYEIIVIDDASTDNTYKIFKELESKYPIRLFRNNRNKGPAAARNFGVKQAQGSVILFLDVDIIAVPKLLEKHYDWHQKHPGKEIALVGKTSWHADLEVTPFMRWLERGGPMVDFTGLEHDMETNFLNFYTGNVSLKKAFFLENGGFDETFSAGGSLAYEDTKLGLRLQKAGMRLFYSEEALGYHKDFKMLENVCARRHVYGKAIAKFREKHPEIENYFRDDLKYKLTKPLVNRLTMKLLDPLAKYLETRLYCPPIFWLVCRYYYNQGMTNF
- a CDS encoding flippase — protein: MSTRRVVAKNTAMQVVGKIITAFSTLAVTMLVTRRFGPEGFGQFMIMTTFPALFWIMVQFGFNEIVVREIKKREEKTQVLFSNLLVLRLILAVFFTAVALFTLFAVLPYDADVKLGATLNLVTLFVMSFYSTAQVLFQAKLAYNLQLISQVIGSLGGLAFSIAMIFLGKPVLWVALGSLIGYSTMAFSASLLVSRFVSFKKLEWCPARAKKLFKMALPVGLALIFNIFDFKIDSLMLSALPLKTTVSNNSAVGFYSSAFKIFEVILTLPFFFMNSVYPFMVEKVNEGEKLFPVLGKSVSFLLAVSILGVVVGIPLAPHLIYFVAGSGFGASVKVLRTLLYSLPVFFLTSLLSRTVLVLEKQKVLPWIYGAATVLNIVLNMIYIPRYTYTAAAVITGVTEVFVLVLLVVALRKSLLVSCSSEL
- the lepB gene encoding signal peptidase I encodes the protein MLKNFLKSLGNLILDTIEVLVMALALFAVAYLFLFQPHQINGNSMFPNFRDKEMLITEKVSFYLRKPQRGEIIVFKYPKAHEYDYIKRVVGLPGETIQIKNRKVFIYNDEHPQGVALEEPYLYNPETEGGTFLKEGEKFQIPEGEYFLMGDNRARSSDSRDWGTVQEGEIVGKAWFRYWPPQTFAVIDQPQY